The segment TAAAACCCGAAGCCATCAACGACATCAATATAGAAGAAGGCCCTACCAATGGCACAACCTTATACCCCGCATTCTGAGCTATCGCAACAATATCGGCCCCAGGATCGGCTATCGCAGGACAGCCGGCCTCTGAAATAATACCTATCGAAAATCCCTTTGCCAACGGATTCAAATATTCAGCTATTTCCTCAAGACGAGTATGCTGATTCAACGTATAAAATGTAAGAGAATCAATTTCAATATCGGGATTCGACTTTTTCAGGAAACGACGTGCCGTACGTACATTCTCTACAATAAAATGCGATATACCGCCAATAACTCTCTGGTTATAGGCGGGCAAAACCTTGTCGATAGTAGTTTCACCCAGCGTCACGGGTATAAGGTATAATGCTGCTTCTTGCATATTTTAAATCTATTTTCACTGCAAAGGTAGGGTTTTCTACCGAAAAGGGAACAAGTGATATTTCTTTCGGATAAAAATAATTATTTTTGTCAGAAAAAGCACACGTATGATAACACTTCCTGATGAGTTTATCGTCCGCAACCGACGATTATTAGGAGAGAAGGAATATAA is part of the Coprobacter tertius genome and harbors:
- a CDS encoding SAM-dependent methyltransferase, whose product is MQEAALYLIPVTLGETTIDKVLPAYNQRVIGGISHFIVENVRTARRFLKKSNPDIEIDSLTFYTLNQHTRLEEIAEYLNPLAKGFSIGIISEAGCPAIADPGADIVAIAQNAGYKVVPLVGPSSILMSLMASGFNGQNFAFHGYLPIEGGERNRAIKTFEQRIYSESQTQIFIETPYRNHKLLEDLIRTCRPQTRLCIAADITCENEYIRTRTLKQWSREKIDLQKRPCIFLLYK